The bacterium genome window below encodes:
- a CDS encoding YraN family protein: MSRARRSLGREGEERAARHLEARGYQIVARNVRAARVEIDLIVRGRGAIVFVEVKTRRRDSRGVFGRHASAAEAVDARKQARLRRGAAAWLAEHPEARRGRTRVRFDVITCLRDERFGVLAPRNDDTAHPHDARWSIEHWEAAF; this comes from the coding sequence ATGTCCCGAGCACGGAGATCCCTCGGGCGCGAGGGGGAGGAGCGCGCCGCGCGTCATCTCGAGGCGCGAGGGTATCAGATCGTCGCACGCAACGTCCGCGCGGCGCGGGTCGAGATCGACCTGATCGTCCGTGGCCGCGGCGCGATCGTCTTCGTCGAGGTGAAGACGCGGCGACGGGATTCACGCGGCGTGTTCGGCCGTCACGCATCGGCCGCGGAGGCCGTCGATGCCCGAAAGCAGGCGCGGCTGCGTCGCGGGGCGGCCGCCTGGCTCGCCGAACATCCCGAGGCGCGCCGCGGTCGCACGCGGGTGCGCTTCGACGTGATCACGTGCCTACGGGACGAGCGGTTCGGCGTACTCGCCCCCCGAAACGACGACACCGCGCACCCTCACGATGCGCGGTGGTCGATCGAACACTGGGAGGCCGCGTTTTGA
- a CDS encoding KH domain-containing protein has product MSKKGKDSAELVSFLAKAIVSNPDDVDVDIEDDGELIELETADGDRGRVIGRQGRVAKALRAILNATADGAGARLDIVD; this is encoded by the coding sequence ATGTCGAAGAAGGGCAAAGACTCCGCAGAGCTCGTCTCCTTCCTCGCGAAGGCGATCGTTTCCAACCCCGACGACGTCGACGTCGACATCGAGGACGACGGTGAGCTGATCGAGCTCGAGACCGCCGACGGTGATCGTGGTCGCGTGATCGGTCGACAGGGCCGGGTTGCCAAGGCGTTGCGCGCGATCCTCAACGCGACCGCCGACGGCGCCGGGGCACGACTCGACATCGTCGATTGA
- a CDS encoding heparinase II/III family protein encodes MSRPEAILGLVGRAPTVLRTVAHLRPAQVRAQVTHLFTGVPAPVRLDAPHLSLAVTTPSTPFLAPAPHVDVRAAAGDAVALQLLGLDLEIPFDAVPWTSDRHGPLFAYHLHEQAWLRHAGLSPGIRRAIVDDWIDRHDEGIGWDPHPISLRLLAWGKLLLTEGALPAEEERSTRMLRSMANQAETLSRGLEIRLQANHLLSNRIGVVWAGLLFGGEAADRWRAGSEALLAEFDAQVHPDGGHEERSPMYHALILENGLDLLNLARASERTPEGFAEALAGVLARMTTALARWTGPDGRITLFADSAWGVAAEPEALFDYARRLGVIDAPPTAEDGAAEGSAYERRTNGDFVLIASTGGPAPAHQPGHAHCDALAFELFVDGRRLVTDTGVYEYRPGAFRDRARATSSHATLAFDGREQSEVWSAHRVGGRATTARLESGETFSVREVRGWSRGAPRHVRRFDLAGEAVTIEDTVRAGGHSVESRLPLAPEWTVELAGGDFARLRHADGTQAEIAFEGGLAWTVERAPFYPGFHREVDRTVLVGRGVTPIATRITFRLA; translated from the coding sequence ATGAGTCGACCCGAGGCGATCCTCGGCCTCGTCGGCAGGGCGCCGACGGTCCTGCGTACCGTCGCGCACCTGCGTCCAGCCCAGGTCCGCGCGCAGGTCACCCATCTCTTCACCGGCGTGCCCGCCCCGGTTCGTCTCGACGCGCCGCATCTCTCGCTCGCGGTCACGACCCCGTCGACGCCGTTTCTCGCTCCGGCGCCGCATGTCGACGTGCGGGCCGCGGCGGGAGACGCGGTCGCGCTCCAGCTCCTCGGTCTCGATCTCGAGATCCCGTTCGATGCGGTTCCGTGGACCAGTGATCGTCACGGCCCGCTGTTCGCCTATCACCTGCACGAGCAGGCGTGGCTTCGACACGCGGGCCTCTCGCCGGGGATCCGACGGGCGATCGTCGACGACTGGATCGATCGACACGACGAAGGCATCGGCTGGGATCCCCACCCGATCTCGCTTCGACTGCTCGCATGGGGGAAGCTGCTGCTGACCGAGGGCGCTCTCCCTGCCGAGGAAGAGCGCTCGACGCGGATGCTCCGTTCGATGGCGAACCAGGCCGAGACCCTCTCGCGCGGACTCGAGATCCGGCTCCAGGCGAACCATCTCCTGTCGAACCGGATCGGCGTCGTGTGGGCGGGGCTCCTCTTCGGGGGCGAGGCCGCGGACCGGTGGCGCGCCGGCAGCGAGGCCCTGCTCGCAGAGTTCGACGCGCAGGTCCACCCCGACGGCGGTCACGAAGAGCGCAGCCCGATGTATCACGCGTTGATCCTCGAGAACGGGCTGGACCTGCTGAATCTGGCGCGCGCGAGCGAGCGCACACCGGAGGGCTTCGCCGAGGCCCTCGCCGGGGTCCTGGCGCGCATGACCACGGCGCTCGCGCGCTGGACGGGTCCCGACGGGCGGATCACGCTCTTCGCTGACTCGGCCTGGGGTGTCGCAGCGGAGCCCGAAGCGCTCTTCGACTACGCCCGCCGTCTCGGCGTGATCGACGCGCCGCCGACCGCGGAAGACGGCGCCGCCGAAGGCTCGGCCTACGAGCGGCGCACGAACGGAGACTTCGTGCTGATCGCCTCGACCGGCGGCCCCGCCCCCGCCCACCAGCCGGGCCATGCCCACTGCGACGCGCTCGCCTTCGAGCTCTTCGTCGATGGACGCCGCCTCGTGACGGACACGGGCGTCTACGAATACCGACCGGGTGCGTTTCGCGACCGGGCGCGGGCCACGTCCAGCCATGCGACGCTCGCCTTCGACGGCAGAGAGCAGTCGGAGGTCTGGTCGGCGCACCGCGTCGGGGGGCGCGCGACGACGGCCCGTCTCGAGTCGGGCGAGACGTTCTCGGTTCGGGAGGTCCGGGGCTGGTCCCGAGGTGCGCCGCGGCACGTCCGTCGGTTCGACCTGGCGGGGGAGGCCGTCACGATCGAGGACACGGTCCGCGCGGGGGGCCATTCCGTCGAGAGTCGTCTGCCGCTCGCCCCGGAGTGGACCGTCGAGCTCGCCGGTGGCGACTTCGCGCGCCTCCGTCACGCGGACGGGACGCAGGCCGAGATCGCGTTCGAGGGTGGGCTCGCGTGGACCGTCGAGCGCGCGCCCTTCTACCCGGGCTTCCACAGGGAGGTCGATCGCACCGTACTCGTGGGGCGCGGCGTGACCCCGATCGCGACCCGGATCACGTTCCGCCTCGCATGA
- the rimM gene encoding ribosome maturation factor RimM (Essential for efficient processing of 16S rRNA) codes for MPLSPGQKLPSAERIVLGEVVGAHGLAGELRVRVAGDGPEHLLSAEVVWLGKRAKDPEAKRRIVTGAGMAPRGEVRLRLEGVTGREDVQPLVGLLVTASPDLLPALPEGEFYWYELVGCRVESAQGEDIGTVREIWETGAHDVLLVEDEDGVRRLVPTAEALLESIDLAARKIVVADVPGLLEPV; via the coding sequence ATGCCTCTTTCTCCGGGACAGAAGCTGCCTTCCGCGGAGCGGATCGTGCTCGGCGAAGTCGTCGGGGCGCACGGACTTGCGGGCGAGCTTCGCGTTCGGGTCGCCGGGGACGGACCGGAGCACCTGCTCTCCGCCGAGGTCGTCTGGCTCGGGAAGCGGGCGAAGGACCCGGAGGCGAAGCGCCGGATCGTGACGGGCGCGGGGATGGCTCCGCGGGGCGAGGTCCGGCTGCGACTCGAGGGCGTCACCGGTCGCGAGGACGTGCAGCCGCTCGTCGGACTGCTCGTGACGGCTTCGCCGGATCTGCTGCCCGCGCTGCCGGAAGGGGAGTTCTACTGGTACGAGCTCGTCGGCTGCCGGGTCGAGTCGGCCCAGGGCGAGGACATCGGGACCGTGCGCGAGATCTGGGAGACCGGGGCACACGACGTGCTGCTGGTCGAAGACGAGGACGGGGTCCGGCGACTCGTGCCGACCGCCGAGGCGCTGCTCGAATCGATCGACCTCGCCGCTCGAAAGATCGTCGTCGCCGACGTCCCGGGCCTGCTCGAGCCCGTTTAG
- the purD gene encoding phosphoribosylamine--glycine ligase: MKVLVVGSGGREHALVWKIAQSNSLTALHAAPGSKAIGRLATCHADVKANDLDAIVALAQRESIDLVVVGPEDPLAAGLSDRLRDVGVATFGPSAAAAQLEGSKAFSKDFMARHGIPTAAYEVFDDATAAHAYVDALGRPCVVKADGLAAGKGVAMCAEAAAAHAAIDEMMADKRFGDAGDRVVIEEWLQGEEASYYALCDGERIVTLAAAQDHKRALDGDQGENTGGMGAYSPAPVVSDAVEKKILERVVHPTINGMKADGHPYQGVLFVGLMIDEAGDPYVIEFNVRFGDPETQPLMVRMEGDLLPILDAAARGTLDPSTALGWGDAAVCVVLASGGYPRGYETGKEITGLAALDGDDTLVVFHAGTTGSADGDDFVTAGGRVLGITARGGSVAEARERAYAAVEGVAFEDMHFRRDIADRALGR, encoded by the coding sequence ATGAAGGTCCTGGTCGTCGGCAGCGGCGGGCGCGAGCACGCGCTGGTCTGGAAGATCGCCCAGAGCAACAGCTTGACCGCGCTCCATGCGGCACCCGGCAGCAAGGCGATCGGTCGCCTCGCGACCTGCCATGCCGACGTGAAGGCGAACGATCTCGACGCGATCGTGGCGCTCGCCCAGCGCGAGTCGATCGATCTCGTCGTCGTAGGCCCCGAGGACCCGCTCGCGGCCGGGCTCTCGGATCGTCTGCGTGACGTCGGCGTCGCGACCTTCGGTCCGTCGGCCGCAGCGGCGCAGCTCGAGGGCAGCAAGGCCTTCTCCAAGGACTTCATGGCGCGGCACGGGATTCCGACGGCGGCGTACGAGGTCTTCGACGACGCGACCGCCGCCCACGCCTACGTGGACGCGCTCGGTCGCCCCTGCGTGGTCAAGGCCGACGGGCTCGCCGCGGGCAAGGGCGTGGCGATGTGCGCCGAGGCGGCGGCGGCCCATGCGGCGATCGACGAGATGATGGCCGACAAGCGCTTCGGCGACGCGGGAGATCGCGTCGTGATCGAGGAGTGGCTGCAGGGCGAAGAAGCGTCCTACTACGCCCTCTGCGACGGCGAGCGGATCGTGACCCTCGCCGCGGCCCAGGATCACAAGCGCGCCCTCGACGGCGACCAGGGCGAGAACACCGGGGGCATGGGCGCCTACTCGCCCGCGCCCGTCGTCTCCGACGCGGTCGAGAAGAAGATCCTCGAGCGCGTCGTCCACCCGACGATCAACGGTATGAAGGCCGACGGCCACCCGTACCAGGGCGTGCTCTTCGTCGGGCTGATGATCGACGAGGCCGGCGATCCCTACGTGATCGAGTTCAACGTCCGCTTCGGCGATCCCGAGACCCAGCCGCTGATGGTGCGCATGGAGGGGGACCTCCTGCCGATCCTGGATGCGGCGGCGCGCGGGACGCTCGATCCGTCGACGGCCCTCGGCTGGGGCGACGCCGCGGTCTGCGTCGTGCTCGCGTCCGGTGGATATCCGCGAGGCTACGAGACCGGCAAGGAAATCACCGGCCTCGCCGCCCTCGACGGTGACGACACCCTCGTCGTCTTCCACGCGGGGACGACAGGCTCCGCCGACGGCGACGACTTCGTGACCGCCGGCGGCCGGGTCCTCGGGATCACGGCTCGGGGCGGCTCGGTCGCCGAGGCCCGCGAACGCGCCTACGCCGCGGTCGAGGGCGTCGCCTTCGAAGACATGCACTTCCGACGCGACATCGCCGACCGCGCCCTCGGCCGCTGA
- a CDS encoding DUF721 domain-containing protein, whose translation MARDRGPGGRRKGRMQPVGDLVGRVLGELGLDGVALAHRIGSEWPEIVGEKVAEHCRPLGLRAGVLEVQVDSPVWSQQLQLRKAELLEKLEARYARQAPREVRFQVGYPRRR comes from the coding sequence GTGGCGCGGGACCGGGGACCGGGCGGACGGCGCAAGGGGCGCATGCAGCCGGTCGGTGATCTGGTGGGGCGGGTCCTCGGCGAGCTCGGCCTCGACGGGGTCGCGCTCGCCCATCGGATCGGCAGCGAATGGCCGGAGATCGTCGGCGAGAAGGTCGCCGAGCACTGCCGACCGCTCGGCCTGCGAGCCGGCGTGCTCGAGGTCCAGGTCGACAGCCCGGTCTGGTCGCAACAGCTGCAGCTGCGCAAGGCAGAATTGCTCGAGAAGCTCGAGGCGCGCTACGCGAGGCAAGCGCCGCGGGAGGTTCGATTTCAGGTCGGCTATCCTCGGCGCCGTTGA
- a CDS encoding DUF1015 domain-containing protein — MTVARPLRALRYDTDRVDLSRVIVPPYDVIADDERGDFFDRDPHNAIRFELTRDANDEAAADYGWIRETLDAWRAEGVLVRDDTPAYYVMGQRYEAPDGQRLERIGFFAELGLAEYDERVVRPHERTLAGPRADRLKLLRAAEANLSTVFLLYEDREDTLGSLLAEALERGDVARAAFGEVEYRLARLDDPAAIAQVRAFMDARPSVIADGHHRYETALEYRRQQTLAHGDDPDAPWQSTIAYFANAWAKGSLLLPIHRVVREVAAPSEAEWRAKLPDWTIRALAPVDLEGVEARLAAELAPLAGRPAFVAESAGGAALLVSRDEPLGDELMVRLLERDVLGTVFGLDAEAIRGGAVAFPKSARRAGQEIREGKGTVALYLNALTPDDVFRVTEAGEVMPQKSTFFHPKIPTGMVFRDHRADPSSDAAGAV, encoded by the coding sequence ATGACCGTCGCCCGCCCGCTGCGCGCGCTTCGCTACGACACCGATCGTGTCGACTTGTCCCGGGTGATCGTGCCGCCCTACGACGTGATTGCCGACGACGAACGCGGCGACTTCTTCGACCGGGACCCGCACAACGCGATCCGCTTCGAGCTGACCCGCGACGCGAACGACGAAGCCGCCGCGGACTACGGATGGATCCGCGAGACCCTCGACGCCTGGCGCGCCGAAGGCGTCCTGGTCCGCGACGACACGCCGGCCTACTACGTGATGGGCCAGCGCTACGAGGCCCCGGACGGGCAGCGCCTCGAGCGGATCGGTTTCTTCGCCGAGCTCGGGCTCGCGGAGTACGACGAGCGGGTCGTGCGTCCCCACGAACGGACCCTCGCCGGGCCGCGGGCGGATCGGTTGAAGCTCCTGCGGGCGGCGGAGGCGAATCTCTCCACCGTCTTCCTTCTCTACGAGGATCGCGAGGACACCCTCGGGTCGCTCCTCGCGGAAGCGCTCGAGCGGGGCGACGTCGCGCGTGCGGCGTTCGGGGAGGTCGAGTACCGGCTCGCGCGTCTGGACGATCCTGCGGCGATCGCGCAGGTCCGCGCCTTCATGGACGCGCGGCCGAGCGTGATCGCCGACGGCCACCATCGCTACGAGACGGCGCTCGAGTACCGCCGACAGCAGACCCTCGCGCACGGAGACGATCCCGACGCCCCCTGGCAGTCGACGATCGCCTACTTCGCGAACGCCTGGGCCAAGGGCAGCCTGCTCCTGCCGATCCACCGCGTCGTCCGCGAGGTCGCGGCGCCCTCCGAGGCCGAGTGGCGGGCGAAGCTCCCGGACTGGACGATCCGCGCGCTGGCGCCCGTCGATCTCGAGGGCGTCGAAGCCCGGCTCGCCGCGGAGCTCGCGCCGCTGGCGGGGCGGCCGGCGTTCGTCGCGGAGAGCGCCGGCGGCGCGGCGCTGCTCGTCTCGCGCGATGAGCCGCTCGGCGACGAGCTGATGGTGCGGCTCCTCGAGCGGGACGTACTCGGGACCGTCTTCGGGCTCGACGCCGAGGCGATTCGCGGCGGGGCGGTGGCCTTCCCGAAGAGCGCGCGCCGCGCGGGGCAGGAGATCCGGGAAGGGAAGGGGACCGTGGCCCTCTACCTGAACGCGCTGACCCCGGACGACGTGTTCCGCGTGACGGAGGCTGGCGAGGTCATGCCCCAGAAGTCGACCTTCTTCCATCCGAAGATCCCGACCGGGATGGTCTTCCGCGACCATCGCGCCGATCCCTCCTCCGACGCCGCCGGAGCGGTCTGA
- the rsmI gene encoding 16S rRNA (cytidine(1402)-2'-O)-methyltransferase, producing MGTLHIVATPIGHLEDVTLRALRVLREADWVLAEDTRRTRVLLDHFEIPQKPTSLHAHNEAGRIESVLDALTEGRHVALVSDAGTPLVSDPGERLVAAAVEAGHRVEAVPGPSALLTALTVAGFSTEHVLFLGFLPRKVGARRKILEAQRGRGETVVLFESPKRVATTLREVAETLGARRACLARELTKQHEEVLRDEAGALAERLEASPPRGECTLVIEGGDPAEEAAGGAWTDEAVDEAIEAALASGRSVKDVASEMAERTGRKRRALYARTVELRDLRSEGQGDA from the coding sequence ATGGGAACGCTCCACATCGTCGCGACACCGATCGGTCACCTCGAGGACGTGACCTTGCGGGCACTCCGGGTGCTCCGCGAGGCGGACTGGGTCCTGGCCGAGGACACGCGACGGACGCGCGTCCTCCTGGATCACTTCGAGATCCCGCAGAAGCCGACCTCCCTCCACGCACACAACGAGGCGGGGCGGATCGAGTCGGTCCTGGACGCCCTGACCGAAGGCAGGCACGTCGCGTTGGTCTCGGACGCCGGTACACCGCTGGTCTCGGATCCCGGCGAGCGACTCGTGGCCGCAGCGGTCGAAGCCGGTCATCGCGTCGAGGCCGTGCCTGGCCCCTCGGCGCTGTTGACGGCGCTCACGGTCGCCGGCTTCTCGACCGAGCACGTGCTCTTTCTGGGCTTCCTGCCGCGCAAGGTGGGGGCCCGGCGGAAGATCCTCGAAGCCCAGCGCGGCCGGGGCGAAACCGTCGTCCTCTTCGAGTCTCCGAAGCGGGTCGCGACGACGCTTCGCGAAGTCGCCGAGACGCTCGGCGCCCGCCGTGCCTGCCTGGCGCGCGAGCTCACGAAGCAGCACGAAGAGGTGCTGCGCGACGAGGCCGGCGCCCTCGCGGAGCGCCTCGAGGCGTCGCCGCCGCGGGGCGAGTGCACCCTCGTGATCGAAGGCGGAGACCCTGCCGAGGAGGCCGCGGGAGGGGCCTGGACCGATGAAGCCGTCGACGAGGCGATCGAGGCGGCGCTCGCGTCGGGGCGTTCGGTCAAGGACGTCGCGAGCGAGATGGCGGAGCGCACCGGACGCAAGCGGCGGGCGCTCTACGCGCGGACCGTCGAGCTCCGCGATCTCCGAAGCGAAGGGCAGGGCGACGCATGA
- the trmD gene encoding tRNA (guanosine(37)-N1)-methyltransferase TrmD, giving the protein MLEVDVLTIFPELFGPFLETAFVGMARRDGAARIETHDLREWATDRHRSVDDTPYGGGPGMVMTPEPLIPAIEALAGAKGPGRTVHVICLSPQGRPLDQARLAELAAGPPLLFVCGRYEGIDQRVLDLAVDEELSIGDYVLSGGEVPTMVVLEGLVRLLPGVLGNPDSIETESFRGGGVLEGPQYTRPPIYRGLEVPPVLRSGDHAAIERWRREQALDRTRARRPELLDSAPEIRSDESGGASRRAPGAPNDRQKE; this is encoded by the coding sequence ATGCTCGAGGTCGACGTGCTCACGATCTTCCCGGAGCTCTTCGGGCCCTTCCTGGAGACCGCGTTCGTCGGGATGGCCCGTCGCGACGGGGCCGCCCGGATCGAGACCCATGACCTCCGGGAATGGGCGACGGATCGCCACCGGTCCGTCGACGACACGCCCTACGGCGGCGGGCCCGGGATGGTGATGACCCCGGAGCCCCTGATCCCGGCGATCGAGGCGCTCGCCGGCGCGAAGGGCCCCGGCCGGACGGTGCACGTGATCTGCCTGTCGCCGCAGGGGCGTCCCCTCGATCAGGCGCGCCTGGCGGAGCTGGCGGCGGGCCCGCCGCTGCTCTTCGTCTGCGGCCGCTACGAGGGCATCGACCAGCGGGTCCTCGACCTGGCGGTCGACGAGGAGCTCTCGATCGGGGACTACGTCCTGTCGGGAGGGGAGGTCCCCACGATGGTCGTCCTCGAGGGCCTGGTCCGCCTCCTCCCTGGCGTCCTCGGAAATCCGGACTCGATCGAGACAGAATCGTTCCGCGGGGGGGGCGTTCTCGAAGGACCGCAGTATACTCGGCCGCCGATTTATCGGGGCCTCGAAGTCCCGCCCGTCCTCCGCTCGGGGGACCACGCCGCGATCGAGCGGTGGCGGCGGGAGCAGGCCCTGGACAGAACTCGCGCTCGAAGACCCGAACTGCTCGACTCCGCTCCGGAAATCCGATCCGACGAATCCGGAGGGGCGTCGCGCCGGGCCCCAGGCGCTCCGAACGACCGACAGAAAGAATGA
- the rpsP gene encoding 30S ribosomal protein S16: MVKIRLTRMGSKKRPFYRVMAIDERKQRDGRPLEFLGTYDPRIDPASLNLDLDAIEAWVGKGAQLSDTVRSLVNRLKREGNTANTANAGAA; this comes from the coding sequence ATGGTCAAGATCCGGCTGACGCGAATGGGCTCGAAGAAGCGCCCGTTCTACCGCGTGATGGCGATCGACGAGCGCAAGCAGCGCGACGGTCGCCCGCTCGAGTTCCTGGGGACCTACGACCCGCGGATCGATCCCGCCTCGCTGAACCTCGACCTCGACGCCATCGAGGCCTGGGTCGGCAAGGGCGCGCAGCTCTCGGACACGGTCCGCAGCCTGGTGAACCGCCTGAAGCGCGAGGGCAACACTGCCAACACCGCGAACGCAGGAGCCGCCTAG